The Haloplanus sp. CK5-1 genome contains a region encoding:
- a CDS encoding ABC transporter ATP-binding protein, with amino-acid sequence MISVENLSVTYGDLCALDDVSLDIDDGEFVTVVGPSGCGKTTLLRAIGGLESPTTGRVSVDGDTPEAAQSAARLGFVFQDHTLLPWKTALENVTFLRKMAGKDPDPEGARDLLSTTGLDGFEDARPSELSGGMKQRVAIARAIHLGADVLLMDEPFGELDEITRDEMGVEILRLWRENRKTVVFVTHSVPEAVFLADRCLVVSGDATGATTDDAAGRIVGEFDVDLPRPRDESVFGSEAFGTQVAQVRRALHGDE; translated from the coding sequence ATGATCAGTGTCGAGAACCTGTCGGTCACCTACGGCGACCTGTGCGCGCTCGACGACGTCTCCCTCGACATCGACGACGGCGAGTTCGTCACGGTCGTCGGCCCCTCGGGCTGTGGCAAGACCACGCTGTTGCGGGCCATCGGTGGCCTGGAGTCGCCGACGACCGGCCGCGTCAGCGTCGACGGCGACACCCCCGAGGCCGCACAGTCGGCCGCCCGACTCGGCTTCGTCTTCCAGGATCACACCCTCCTCCCGTGGAAGACGGCACTCGAGAACGTCACCTTCCTCCGGAAGATGGCGGGGAAGGACCCGGACCCCGAGGGCGCACGCGACCTCCTGTCGACGACCGGGCTCGACGGCTTCGAGGACGCCCGCCCGTCGGAACTGTCGGGCGGGATGAAACAGCGCGTCGCCATCGCCCGTGCCATCCACCTCGGTGCCGACGTGTTGCTCATGGACGAACCGTTCGGCGAACTCGACGAGATCACCCGCGACGAGATGGGCGTCGAGATACTGCGCCTGTGGCGCGAGAACCGCAAGACCGTCGTGTTCGTCACCCACAGCGTGCCCGAAGCCGTCTTTCTGGCCGACCGCTGTCTCGTCGTCTCGGGGGACGCCACCGGCGCGACGACCGACGACGCGGCGGGTCGCATCGTCGGCGAGTTCGACGTCGACCTGCCCCGCCCACGCGACGAGTCGGTGTTCGGCTCCGAGGCGTTCGGGACGCAGGTTGCGCAGGTACGCCGCGCACTCCACGGCGACGAATGA
- a CDS encoding winged helix-turn-helix domain-containing protein, whose protein sequence is MSLFDVLGSKARLQIIRELATEPRYVSELADRVGMDGKTAVHHLSTLEEAGIVESYRTSRRKYYRLTKRIELRASPEPDPMFLLHADDVEEAKSSSD, encoded by the coding sequence ATGTCTCTGTTCGACGTTCTCGGGAGCAAGGCACGCCTGCAGATCATTCGCGAACTGGCGACCGAGCCCCGATACGTCTCCGAACTCGCCGACCGCGTCGGCATGGACGGCAAGACCGCCGTCCACCACCTCTCGACGCTCGAAGAGGCGGGGATCGTCGAGAGCTACCGGACCAGCCGACGGAAGTACTACCGGCTGACCAAGCGGATCGAACTCCGGGCGTCGCCCGAACCCGACCCCATGTTCCTCCTGCACGCGGACGACGTCGAGGAGGCCAAATCGTCGTCGGACTGA
- a CDS encoding amphi-Trp domain-containing protein, whose product MADLPDANDGTRTVTDGYFEREVRLSRESTAAFLRDLADQIEDEPRLTISTDEWEIPFEFDEPIEVEVEFVGETHRQLELELEFEWSPPEDKIGVN is encoded by the coding sequence ATGGCCGACCTGCCGGACGCAAACGACGGCACCCGAACCGTCACCGACGGCTACTTCGAACGGGAGGTGCGACTCTCCCGGGAGTCGACCGCGGCGTTCCTCCGCGATCTGGCCGACCAGATCGAGGACGAACCGCGGCTCACCATCTCCACCGACGAGTGGGAGATTCCCTTCGAGTTCGACGAACCGATCGAGGTCGAAGTGGAGTTCGTCGGCGAGACCCACCGCCAACTGGAACTCGAACTCGAGTTCGAGTGGTCGCCGCCGGAGGACAAGATCGGCGTTAATTAA
- a CDS encoding ABC transporter permease — protein sequence MSTSDERLPGVGTPAVSAGRLRRLSARVWPPALVFVAVVACWQWYVTESGVPSVILPSPADVVAAGVAGRGALLAAAATTALTAGLGLAGGVVVGLGLAFAMVGSRTASAVFHPYLVALRIAPLIAIAPLVFLWIGDGLLSRALLVTTMTVFPVAVASVDGLRAVPREYTDLARSVDTPPARAFLRVRVPAAAPSVFAGVKLAAALSVVGTVVAEFLTLQSGIGYRLFDSAEYLETSSTFAALATLVVLGLVFYLVPAAVERRLDWG from the coding sequence ATGTCGACCTCCGACGAGCGCCTCCCAGGGGTCGGGACGCCGGCGGTGAGCGCAGGGCGTCTCCGGCGGCTCTCGGCGCGGGTCTGGCCGCCGGCCCTCGTCTTCGTCGCCGTCGTCGCCTGCTGGCAGTGGTACGTGACGGAAAGCGGCGTCCCGTCGGTGATCCTGCCGTCGCCCGCCGACGTGGTGGCGGCGGGCGTCGCGGGTCGGGGGGCGCTGCTCGCGGCCGCGGCGACCACGGCGCTGACCGCCGGCCTCGGCCTCGCGGGCGGGGTCGTCGTCGGCCTCGGACTCGCCTTTGCGATGGTCGGCTCGCGGACCGCAAGCGCCGTGTTCCACCCCTATCTGGTCGCACTCCGTATCGCCCCGCTGATCGCCATCGCTCCGCTTGTCTTCCTCTGGATCGGCGACGGCCTCCTCTCGCGGGCGCTCCTCGTGACGACGATGACGGTGTTCCCCGTCGCCGTGGCGTCGGTCGACGGCCTCCGGGCGGTCCCCCGGGAGTACACCGATCTGGCCAGATCGGTCGACACACCGCCGGCCCGGGCTTTCCTCAGGGTCCGGGTGCCCGCGGCCGCGCCGAGCGTCTTCGCGGGAGTGAAACTCGCGGCGGCGCTCTCGGTCGTCGGTACCGTCGTCGCGGAGTTCCTCACCCTCCAGTCCGGAATCGGCTACCGGTTGTTCGACAGCGCGGAGTACCTAGAGACGAGCTCCACCTTCGCGGCGCTCGCGACGCTCGTCGTACTCGGTCTCGTCTTCTATCTCGTGCCCGCCGCGGTCGAACGGCGGCTCGACTGGGGATAG
- a CDS encoding PAS domain S-box protein, translating to MEDDTTLRENDKRGPGWYRTLVEGVNDLATVVDTDGTITYVSPSVTRILGYDPDELIGQEGYEFVHPEDRERNADALETVLSDPSESETVEVRFRHADGSWRWIEATIRNRLDDDIIDGILLSSRDITERKGYELESQGLAEEYEALLNNVEDAIFLINVEEGEDNVRFEFERLSPSYEHQTGITIEEVQGQTPRDVFGEEQGTELEANYHRCVNADEPISYQEELRVGESARFWQTKLAPVVSDGEVTRLVGITRNVTERVERERQLRQQNERLEEFAGVISHDLRNPLNVAQGRATLLAEQTESEHLDPLLQAIDRMETIVEDTLTLARQGDTISETESISLTNLVGKCWATVDTDDATIEIVDEMTFQGDPERLRHVFENLFRNAVEHGGSDVAVCVGSHDETGIYVEDDGPGISVEQRDEVFEPGQSSAHGGTGFGLTIVKRIVEAHGWELSVTDGTDGGARFEFEMAGQGEFA from the coding sequence ATGGAAGACGACACGACTCTTCGAGAGAACGATAAACGCGGGCCTGGCTGGTATCGGACGCTCGTTGAGGGGGTGAATGATCTCGCGACAGTCGTCGATACCGACGGGACGATAACCTACGTCAGTCCGTCCGTCACACGGATTCTCGGCTACGATCCCGACGAATTGATCGGTCAGGAAGGATACGAGTTCGTCCATCCCGAGGATCGGGAACGAAACGCCGACGCGTTGGAGACCGTTCTCTCGGACCCTTCCGAATCCGAGACTGTCGAAGTCCGCTTCCGCCACGCTGACGGCTCGTGGCGCTGGATCGAAGCCACAATACGGAATCGACTCGACGACGACATCATCGATGGGATTCTGCTTAGCAGTCGGGATATCACCGAACGCAAGGGGTACGAGCTCGAATCCCAAGGGCTCGCCGAAGAGTACGAGGCCCTCTTGAACAACGTGGAGGATGCCATCTTTCTCATTAATGTCGAAGAAGGCGAAGATAATGTCCGATTTGAATTCGAACGCCTCAGTCCCTCTTACGAGCATCAAACCGGCATTACGATCGAAGAAGTGCAGGGCCAGACACCACGAGACGTATTCGGTGAGGAGCAAGGAACCGAGTTAGAAGCGAACTACCACCGCTGTGTCAACGCTGACGAACCTATCTCGTACCAAGAGGAACTCAGGGTCGGTGAAAGCGCACGCTTCTGGCAAACGAAGCTTGCACCGGTAGTCTCCGATGGTGAGGTAACTCGCCTCGTTGGGATCACCCGGAACGTGACTGAACGCGTCGAACGGGAGCGACAATTACGTCAGCAGAACGAGCGTCTCGAAGAGTTTGCGGGTGTTATTTCTCACGATTTGCGCAACCCGCTCAACGTCGCACAGGGTCGTGCAACGCTCCTCGCAGAGCAAACGGAAAGCGAGCATCTCGATCCACTCCTGCAGGCGATCGACCGGATGGAGACAATCGTTGAGGACACGTTGACGCTTGCTCGCCAAGGCGACACGATAAGCGAAACCGAGTCGATCAGTTTGACCAACCTCGTCGGGAAGTGCTGGGCAACAGTAGACACGGACGACGCAACTATCGAGATCGTCGACGAGATGACCTTCCAAGGCGATCCAGAGCGGTTACGGCACGTTTTCGAGAACCTGTTCCGGAACGCTGTTGAACACGGTGGGTCAGACGTGGCCGTCTGTGTCGGATCTCACGATGAAACGGGAATCTACGTTGAAGACGATGGACCAGGAATTTCAGTCGAACAGCGTGACGAAGTGTTCGAACCGGGGCAGTCGTCAGCACATGGTGGTACTGGTTTCGGGTTGACCATCGTAAAACGAATCGTGGAAGCACACGGCTGGGAACTGTCTGTAACCGATGGAACTGATGGTGGGGCACGATTCGAGTTCGAGATGGCGGGACAGGGAGAGTTCGCGTGA
- a CDS encoding ABC transporter substrate-binding protein, translated as MRRTSTRRRFLVGAGATGVAGLAGCLGGGSNAGSDPEPESSADSGATGSTGTMTGTPISGDHSLLLNWKPSGLHAPYFAAKANGFYDEEGLSLSAIESGEGSTFSAKQAGLGNVEFAISSSDQVVNINSRGLSPQSVGVVMQKSPAVVFSTRETFGGELTSVDQLAGKTVGTGPGMVRVLTTLLLEDAGIRDDVEMVDTGYDTVQQLLSGKIDAAGGVFGDAISAEAQDYTVDSIAVGDTVPSYGHVVAAEREWAAENAGAVRAFLRATARGAAWAQSNPGEATDALIDANGVLEESRDQQRRKWETMAAEFMTGDAVAEHGWGWSESEPWGVVHDALADTDALDGEVDLKSVWTNEYLDTEYEYIGSYIDAV; from the coding sequence ATGAGACGGACATCGACGAGACGACGGTTCCTCGTGGGCGCCGGTGCGACGGGTGTGGCGGGGTTGGCCGGCTGTCTCGGTGGGGGCTCCAACGCCGGGAGCGACCCCGAGCCCGAGTCGAGCGCCGACTCCGGAGCGACGGGATCGACCGGGACGATGACGGGCACACCGATTTCGGGTGATCACTCGCTGCTGCTCAACTGGAAGCCAAGCGGCCTCCACGCCCCCTACTTCGCCGCGAAGGCGAACGGGTTCTACGACGAGGAAGGGCTGTCGCTCTCCGCCATCGAGAGCGGCGAGGGCTCGACGTTCTCCGCGAAGCAGGCGGGACTGGGTAACGTCGAGTTCGCGATCAGCAGCAGCGATCAGGTGGTGAACATCAACAGCCGCGGCCTCTCGCCACAGTCGGTGGGTGTGGTGATGCAGAAGAGTCCGGCGGTGGTGTTCTCGACCCGGGAGACGTTCGGCGGCGAACTGACGAGCGTCGACCAACTCGCGGGCAAGACCGTCGGCACCGGTCCGGGGATGGTTCGGGTACTCACGACGCTCCTCCTAGAGGACGCGGGGATCCGCGACGACGTGGAGATGGTCGACACCGGCTACGACACCGTCCAACAGTTGCTCTCGGGGAAGATCGACGCCGCGGGCGGCGTCTTCGGCGACGCCATCAGCGCCGAGGCACAGGACTACACCGTCGACAGCATCGCCGTCGGCGACACGGTGCCCTCCTACGGCCACGTGGTGGCGGCCGAGCGAGAATGGGCGGCCGAGAACGCCGGCGCTGTCCGGGCGTTCCTCCGGGCGACGGCACGCGGGGCCGCGTGGGCGCAGTCGAACCCCGGCGAGGCGACCGACGCACTGATCGACGCCAACGGCGTCCTCGAGGAGTCGCGCGATCAGCAACGGCGGAAGTGGGAGACCATGGCCGCGGAGTTCATGACCGGCGACGCGGTGGCCGAACACGGCTGGGGGTGGAGCGAGAGCGAACCGTGGGGGGTCGTCCACGACGCCCTCGCCGACACCGACGCCCTCGACGGCGAGGTCGACCTCAAGTCGGTTTGGACCAACGAGTATCTCGACACGGAGTACGAGTACATCGGGTCGTACATCGACGCAGTCTGA
- a CDS encoding HalOD1 output domain-containing protein, with product MGAATTDRDDVYHVHHDEGERVSEALVAAVAALDDTSPDDLPPLDARINVEALDSLWETDCSDRPSAGCLTFTYGGYVVVARSTGTVFLRDADATG from the coding sequence ATGGGCGCTGCTACCACGGACCGCGACGACGTCTACCACGTCCACCATGACGAGGGAGAACGGGTGAGCGAGGCCCTCGTCGCCGCCGTCGCCGCCCTCGACGACACGTCGCCGGATGACCTCCCACCGCTCGACGCCCGGATCAACGTGGAGGCCCTCGATTCCCTCTGGGAGACCGACTGCTCGGACCGACCCAGCGCCGGGTGTCTCACGTTCACCTACGGCGGCTACGTCGTGGTCGCCCGGAGCACCGGCACCGTGTTCCTCCGCGACGCGGACGCGACCGGATAG
- a CDS encoding ABC transporter permease: MSVAERVPLPDVVLPVSGLVVAVACWWGLTVALALPPYVLPPPAAVGARLAANPGLYLSHAVETLEKIAVGGVAGVTAGFVLALAVSEVSLLRRAIYPYLVAARVLPKIAIAPILLIYLGVGFGTAVLFVAVIVFFPVVVGTAAGLDRTPDAHLDLLRSIDADPIRTFLAVRLPHALPDVFAGVKQSVTLAVVGAVVAEWILSNDGLGSLILVASENVQVDVMLAALAVLLPMGLLLYGGVSLCYRVVAWQ; the protein is encoded by the coding sequence ATGAGCGTCGCCGAACGGGTGCCCCTCCCCGACGTCGTCCTCCCCGTCTCGGGACTCGTCGTCGCCGTCGCCTGCTGGTGGGGACTGACCGTCGCCCTCGCGCTCCCGCCGTACGTCCTTCCCCCGCCCGCCGCCGTGGGTGCACGCCTCGCCGCCAACCCCGGGCTGTACCTCTCTCACGCCGTCGAGACGCTGGAGAAGATCGCCGTCGGCGGGGTCGCCGGCGTCACCGCCGGCTTCGTCCTCGCCCTCGCAGTCAGCGAGGTGTCGCTGCTCCGCCGGGCGATCTACCCCTACCTCGTCGCCGCGCGCGTCCTCCCGAAGATAGCCATCGCCCCGATCCTCCTCATCTACCTCGGCGTCGGCTTCGGGACGGCCGTCCTCTTCGTCGCCGTGATCGTCTTCTTCCCCGTCGTCGTCGGGACCGCGGCGGGGTTGGACCGCACGCCAGACGCCCACCTCGACCTGCTTCGGTCGATCGATGCCGACCCGATCCGGACCTTCCTCGCCGTCCGCCTCCCCCACGCGCTCCCGGACGTGTTTGCGGGCGTGAAACAATCCGTCACCCTCGCCGTCGTCGGAGCCGTCGTCGCGGAGTGGATCCTCTCGAACGACGGCCTCGGCTCGCTGATCCTCGTCGCCTCCGAGAACGTCCAAGTGGACGTGATGCTCGCGGCCCTCGCCGTTCTCCTCCCGATGGGCCTCCTCCTGTACGGCGGCGTGTCGCTCTGTTACCGCGTCGTCGCGTGGCAGTGA
- a CDS encoding helix-turn-helix domain-containing protein, with product MSLIAVVEIDHPDLALTPTIRSTDASVQVVSHTATDPETGMFFFLVETDDFPAFEASLESDHTVEASLLVAEAATTRIYRLRHTSGTKLISPITTEMGGLMLEAEGTDTGWSVRMQLPDRETLGGLWEFCDREDIEFHIDHIYSLDDVSVDGVGLTDAQRDALLAAYEAGYFEEPRGTSLEELAADLDISPTAVGGRIRRGTSRLVERTLVEES from the coding sequence ATGAGCCTCATCGCCGTCGTGGAGATAGACCACCCCGACCTCGCCCTGACCCCGACGATCCGGTCGACCGACGCGTCGGTTCAGGTCGTCTCCCACACCGCGACCGACCCCGAGACGGGGATGTTCTTCTTCCTCGTCGAGACGGACGACTTCCCGGCGTTCGAAGCGTCACTGGAGAGCGACCACACCGTCGAGGCGTCGCTGCTCGTCGCCGAGGCGGCCACGACGCGGATCTACCGCCTCCGGCACACGTCGGGCACGAAGTTGATCTCTCCCATCACCACCGAGATGGGTGGACTCATGCTCGAAGCCGAGGGCACCGACACGGGGTGGTCGGTTCGGATGCAACTCCCCGACCGCGAGACGCTCGGCGGCCTCTGGGAGTTCTGTGACCGGGAGGATATCGAGTTCCACATCGACCACATCTACAGCCTCGACGACGTCTCCGTCGACGGCGTCGGCTTGACCGACGCCCAGCGTGACGCCCTCCTGGCCGCGTACGAGGCGGGGTACTTCGAGGAACCACGGGGGACGTCGCTCGAGGAGTTGGCCGCCGACCTCGACATCTCGCCCACCGCCGTCGGCGGCCGCATCCGACGGGGCACGTCGCGGCTCGTCGAGCGAACGCTCGTCGAGGAGTCATAA
- a CDS encoding sodium:proton exchanger, which yields MVRKRMVVGIVLLLSLVVASPAASAVADDLGASGPVDPVGAQEGGEAGEEGEEEEGGIEGAIEGFIEAQGTIGAAFVLLGGIVLLTASTEKLISYLARASINMKMSLFALAIVFTGFEFDDTILALVLSSGGLEQAALGTALGTGLAIIGITLALAAIIKPFPVNLPTDYIVIFALSPLILVPFVLLGTLTFIHGLVLTAFFVFAFGYFILRERQRDIPVFRDTELGKELQPDGGVARPQSMDEIPEDRILGDLADSGIMWIVLSIVALVGIVFAAMLLEGGSEVVIEGFGISETVFGATFLTLLLTGEDLLLTIEPVRRGFPEIGVGNVIGSVLFSVTGNIGVIMYLSEVAISPSVLTFHLPAMIIVTVLAAYFFYQGEMKRWHGYLLGGLYVAYWVIALVVYSGVPIGE from the coding sequence ATGGTTCGAAAGCGGATGGTTGTCGGTATCGTGTTGTTACTGTCGCTCGTCGTCGCCTCGCCGGCGGCGTCCGCCGTCGCGGACGACCTCGGGGCGAGCGGTCCCGTCGACCCCGTCGGCGCACAGGAGGGCGGCGAGGCGGGCGAAGAGGGTGAAGAGGAGGAGGGCGGCATCGAGGGTGCCATCGAGGGCTTCATCGAGGCCCAGGGGACCATCGGTGCCGCGTTCGTCTTGCTCGGCGGCATCGTGTTACTGACCGCCTCGACGGAGAAGCTCATCAGCTACCTCGCCCGCGCGTCGATCAACATGAAGATGTCGCTGTTCGCGCTCGCGATCGTCTTCACCGGCTTCGAGTTCGACGACACGATCCTCGCGCTGGTGCTCTCGAGTGGCGGGCTGGAACAGGCCGCCCTCGGGACGGCGCTCGGCACCGGGTTGGCGATCATCGGCATCACGCTCGCGCTGGCGGCGATCATCAAGCCGTTCCCGGTGAATCTGCCGACCGACTACATCGTCATCTTCGCGCTCTCGCCGCTGATCCTCGTTCCGTTCGTGTTGCTCGGAACGCTCACGTTCATCCACGGACTCGTCCTGACGGCCTTCTTCGTGTTCGCCTTCGGCTACTTCATCCTCCGGGAGCGCCAGCGTGATATTCCGGTGTTCCGTGACACGGAACTCGGGAAGGAACTCCAACCCGACGGCGGCGTGGCCCGCCCCCAGTCGATGGACGAGATCCCGGAGGACCGCATCCTCGGCGACCTCGCCGACTCCGGGATCATGTGGATCGTCCTCTCTATCGTCGCGCTCGTCGGCATCGTCTTCGCCGCCATGTTGCTCGAAGGCGGCTCCGAGGTCGTCATCGAGGGCTTCGGTATCTCCGAGACCGTCTTCGGCGCGACCTTCCTCACCCTCCTGCTGACCGGTGAGGACCTCCTGCTCACCATCGAACCGGTTCGGCGTGGCTTCCCGGAGATCGGCGTCGGCAACGTCATCGGCAGCGTGCTGTTCTCGGTGACCGGCAACATCGGCGTCATCATGTACCTCAGCGAGGTGGCCATCTCGCCGTCCGTGCTGACCTTCCACCTCCCGGCGATGATCATCGTCACCGTCCTGGCCGCGTACTTCTTCTACCAGGGGGAAATGAAGCGCTGGCACGGCTACCTGCTCGGCGGCCTCTACGTCGCCTACTGGGTCATCGCACTCGTCGTGTACAGCGGGGTGCCGATCGGCGAGTAA
- a CDS encoding RDD family protein, translating to MKKHPTPKLGTSGDVIWHRVLAYVTDSVHMGLIWGVAVIAGVALGDTGFLLLVFVGVVATLVYGFLLEGLYGYTPGKYLLGLVVVRSDGSNCTVGASILRNLLWIVDALPTANLVAMVLMLVTNDNQRVGDLVADTIVVKRQ from the coding sequence ATGAAGAAACATCCGACCCCGAAACTCGGAACGAGCGGAGACGTGATCTGGCACCGGGTACTCGCGTATGTCACCGATTCGGTCCACATGGGGCTGATCTGGGGTGTGGCCGTGATCGCCGGGGTGGCTCTCGGTGATACCGGATTCCTTTTGCTGGTGTTCGTGGGGGTGGTCGCAACCTTGGTCTACGGCTTTTTGCTCGAGGGATTGTACGGGTACACGCCCGGAAAGTACCTGTTGGGGCTCGTCGTCGTCAGGTCGGATGGCTCCAACTGTACGGTTGGCGCGTCGATACTGCGAAACCTACTGTGGATCGTCGACGCACTTCCGACGGCGAATCTGGTTGCGATGGTGCTGATGCTGGTTACCAACGACAACCAACGGGTCGGTGACCTCGTCGCAGACACGATTGTCGTGAAACGACAGTAG
- a CDS encoding SDR family oxidoreductase, whose translation MDLGLDGDAALVSASSSGLGKASATALAAEGADVVVNGRDPDRLNAAVADVRERATGEVVGVRGDLTDPEDVTRLVDRTVEAFGGLDHLVTSAGGPPSGAFLDTDDGDWYDAFDLLVMSVVRLVREATPHLRDGGGTVTTITSGSVKEAIDSLVLSNSVRMSVVGLEKTLSTELAPEVRANTVLPGTHETPRIEELVEQGVERGDYPDYETGVAEWSAGNPMGRIGQPEEFGDVVAFLCSDRASYVNGAAVPVDGGDHASNL comes from the coding sequence ATGGATCTCGGACTCGACGGCGACGCAGCACTAGTATCGGCGTCAAGCAGTGGACTGGGGAAGGCCTCGGCGACGGCGCTCGCGGCCGAGGGCGCGGACGTCGTCGTCAACGGTCGCGATCCCGACCGACTCAACGCGGCCGTAGCCGACGTCCGCGAGAGGGCGACCGGCGAGGTGGTCGGCGTCCGGGGCGACCTCACCGATCCCGAGGACGTGACACGTCTGGTCGACCGGACCGTCGAGGCGTTCGGCGGCCTCGACCACCTGGTGACGAGTGCCGGCGGCCCGCCGAGCGGGGCCTTCCTCGACACCGACGACGGGGACTGGTACGACGCCTTCGACTTGCTGGTGATGAGCGTCGTGCGGCTGGTTCGGGAGGCGACCCCGCACCTGCGCGACGGCGGGGGGACGGTCACCACCATCACCTCGGGAAGCGTCAAGGAGGCCATCGACTCGCTCGTGCTGTCGAACTCGGTGCGGATGAGCGTCGTCGGTCTGGAGAAGACGCTGTCGACGGAACTCGCGCCCGAGGTGCGAGCCAACACGGTGTTGCCGGGCACTCACGAGACGCCGCGGATCGAGGAACTCGTCGAACAGGGCGTCGAACGCGGCGACTACCCCGACTACGAGACGGGGGTCGCGGAGTGGAGCGCCGGCAACCCGATGGGGCGGATCGGCCAACCCGAGGAGTTCGGCGACGTGGTCGCCTTCCTCTGTTCGGACCGGGCGAGTTACGTCAACGGCGCTGCCGTCCCCGTCGACGGCGGCGACCACGCCTCGAACCTCTAG
- a CDS encoding transposase encodes MSSATLQDDPSVESFFNAVETETLALFEHLSFEFLEGFDVFAPAETGRTRDLEPPEMMRGFLHCYYKNIYGIRPVARELNNTVVWLSCSFDRPPSRDAVDRFLTDLEHVVDRVFDHLVEQAALRGLLDLTYSIDSTDVRAMPADPDASKCYDPTDDEYYYGYGCTIVSTGQKIPIAAEFTESKQAPEETAMRVTRDALAVGKPMWMLGDSAYDTLDWHDHLLAAGVVPVAPYNPRNTDDPKDIEYRVEDRIEKHSNDVQLKQSTLDETYNRRSGVERTNESVKGCGLGRTHARGRVHARAQVFLALCLRLVVAITNYERGDNPGSTIITV; translated from the coding sequence ATGAGTTCAGCGACCCTGCAAGATGATCCTTCGGTAGAATCGTTCTTCAATGCCGTGGAAACGGAGACGTTGGCGTTGTTCGAGCACCTCTCCTTCGAGTTTCTTGAAGGGTTCGACGTGTTCGCCCCGGCGGAGACGGGGCGAACACGAGATCTTGAGCCGCCCGAGATGATGCGTGGCTTTCTCCATTGCTATTACAAGAACATCTACGGTATCCGTCCGGTTGCACGAGAACTGAACAACACCGTTGTCTGGCTCAGCTGTAGCTTCGATCGACCGCCGTCGAGAGACGCGGTCGATCGATTCCTCACTGATCTTGAGCACGTTGTTGACCGGGTCTTCGACCATCTCGTCGAGCAGGCCGCCTTGCGGGGCCTGCTCGACTTGACGTATTCTATCGATTCAACCGACGTGAGAGCGATGCCCGCCGATCCAGACGCATCGAAGTGCTATGATCCAACCGATGACGAGTACTACTACGGCTACGGCTGCACGATCGTCTCAACCGGGCAAAAGATCCCGATTGCAGCCGAGTTCACCGAGAGCAAACAAGCACCAGAAGAGACGGCGATGCGCGTCACGCGTGACGCGCTCGCCGTCGGGAAACCGATGTGGATGCTTGGAGACAGTGCCTACGACACGCTCGACTGGCACGACCACCTGCTGGCCGCAGGGGTCGTGCCAGTCGCTCCGTACAATCCACGAAACACCGACGACCCGAAAGATATCGAGTACAGGGTAGAAGACCGCATTGAAAAACACAGCAACGACGTTCAGCTGAAGCAATCAACGCTAGACGAGACGTACAACCGCCGGAGTGGCGTCGAACGAACCAACGAATCAGTCAAGGGCTGCGGCCTCGGGCGAACGCACGCCCGAGGCCGCGTCCATGCACGAGCGCAGGTGTTCCTCGCGTTGTGTCTGCGCCTCGTCGTCGCAATCACCAACTACGAACGCGGAGACAATCCGGGAAGCACAATCATCACGGTGTGA